Genomic window (Streptomyces sp. SLBN-31):
CTCCGGCGATGTCGAGCCGTATGCCGGGCATCTTGTGCATCAGCGCGGGCATGGCGTGGACCAGCAGGTCCAGTCGCTTCTGGGGTACGAGCCTGCTGACGACCGCGATGGCCGGCGTCCGGCTGCGCGCAACGCGGGGGGACCCGTCGGATGCGCTGAACGCACCGTCGAGCGAGCTGCCGTTGGGCACGATGTAGACCGGGTTGCGGAAGCCGAGTTCACGCCGGATCCCCTCCAGGGTGGACGGAGAGACCACGACGACCGGCCGCCCGTGGTAGACGCGACGGCTGACCTGCTTCTCCAGGAGCCTGCCGGCGACGTTCAGCGGCCGGGGCAGAAGCATGTCGAACTGGCTCTGGTGGACGTGGTGCACGACGCACAGGTCGGCGGTCCAGCGCGGCGTGAACAACGGCGAGAAGAAGGGGATGCCGTTCTGGCAGTCGATGACGGCGTCGTAGGCGTGCCGGTGGCGCAGCAGATGGCGGGCGGCCGCCGCGTAGACGCCGTAGGTGCCGCCGCCGCGCAGAATCCGTATGCCGTCGGACACCGAGCGGGGTGCGGATCCGGGGTGGCGGGCGGTGAACACCGTGACGTGGGCGCCGGCCTCGCTGAAACGGCGGGCGGTCTCCCAGCAGAACGCCTCGGCGCCGCCGGCCTGCGGGTGGGAGGGATCGCGCCAGTTGAGGAAGAGTATGTCGGCTCGGTCGAGTTCGTTCAGTGCAGTCATGGCGGTCACCGCGCTATCGAGATCCGGATCAGGTCGGCCATGGAGCGCAACCCGTCGCGGCGGGCCGAGAACGTCGATCCCGGGACGTCGCACCAGGCGACCGGCACTTCTGTGACTCGGTGTCCGTGGCGCGCGAAGCGGGCGAGGATCTCCACGTCGAAGGCGAACCCGTCGACCTGGCAGCCATCGACGACCTCGCGGATGAGGGGGCCGTCGAAGAACTTGAAGCCGCACTGCGTGTCGGCGATGTCGGGGAGGGACATACGGGCCAGTCGCCGGAAGACCCAGCCGCCGCAGCGGCGCAGCGCGGACTGCTCGATCTCGTAGGACGCGCCCGGAGCGCGGCGGGAGGCTATGACCGCCGCGTGACCCTCCGCGAGCAGCGCCATCACGGGGTCGAGCGTCTCGATGGGGGTGGCGCAGTCGGCGTCGGCGAATCCCACGTAGCGGGCCGATGAGGTGGAGATGCCCCGGCGTACGGCGGCTCCCTTGCCGCGGTCGCTGCAGCCGATGGCGTACACCGGGACGGGCGCGTGGGCGAAACGCTCCACGACGTCGTGCGTTCCGTCGGCGCTGTCGTTGTCCACGACCACGATCGCGGAGGCCCAGGACCGTTCGGAGAGGTGGTCGACCGTGGCCTCGATGGTGGAGGGCAGACGGCGTTCCTCGTTGAATGCCGGGAAGATCAGCTCCAGGTCCACCGGGGGGCGGATGAGTGCGGAAGTCATCGCGCGGCGCCGCCTTCCGGGGTGTGCCGCCGTTTTGCGGCGGCGGTTCCAGATTGCCCTGCCGGCCAGTCGGTTGCGCGACGCAGGGTGTGGGGAGCGGGAGTGGTCGGGTTTCGACTCGAAGGTGCATACACGTCGAAATCCGTCTCTATGAGAAGAATACGTTGTATACGTACACACTCAGCTGAACCCGCCACTAAGTCAAGGTGGGCCGCGTCCAAGTTCGGTTGACTCGGCCGAGCGGGGAGGGGAGGGTGTACGTATATGTCGTAAATTTACGCATGGCCCGACTCTTCCCGGTGGTGGTCGTGATGCGAAAGGGGACTCCCGTCCCAGGCCGGCGACCGCACGGCACGGCACCCGTCACAACCCTGCCCCAGCAGTGTGTGCGCGTAGTGCGAGCCGACGAGTCCGGCTCCCTCGGTGCCTGCCCGGAGAGCGACCCGCCGCGGTCCGGCTGCCGGAGGCATGTTCGCTGGTGGGAGCCGCTGCTGCCGCGGCACTGCCGAGGACGCTCCGATCACGAGCGGCTCCCGTCATGAATGCGCCCATCGAGGACTACGCCCTGCTCAGCGACCTGGAGACCGCCGCCATGGTCGGCAAGGACGGGTCGATCGACTGGCTGTGCCTGCCCCGCTTCGACTCGCCGGCGTGTTTCGCCGCGCTCGTGGGCACGCGGGACAACGGCTTCTGGCGGGTGGCTCCCGTCGCCGGACGCCGTTGCACCCGCCGGGCGTACCGGGGGGACACGCTGATCCTGGAGTCGGAGTGGAACAGTGCGGCCGGCGCCGTGCGGGTCATCGACTTCATGCCGCCGCGCACGCACTCACCATGCGTGATCCGCGTCGTGGAGGGTCTCCGGGGTTCGGTGACCATGCGCAGTGACCTGCGCGTGCGGTTCCACCAGGGCCGCGTCCTGCCGTGGGTCCGGGCCGTCGAATCGGGCACCTTCGCGGTCGCCGGACCGGACGCCGTCTGGCTGCACGCGGACGGGCCGGTGAACATGCCCGGCGACGAGCGCGACACGGTGCACGACTTCGTCGTCCCAGCGGGCCGGAGGCTGGCCCTGACGCTGGTCTGGTCGCCGTCGCACCTGACCGAGCCGCCGCCGCAGCTGTCCGTCCCGGCGGAGACCGCACTGAAGGAGACCAGTGACTTCTGGCGGCGCTGGAGCGCCCGGTGCCGCTACGAGGGGCCGTGGCGGGACGCGGTGGTGCGTTCCCTGATCACCCTCAAGGCGCTCACCTACGCGCCCACGGGCGGCGTCATCGCCGCACCCACCACCTCGCTCCCCGGCCGCGTGGGCGGGGAGCGCAACTGGGACTACCGCTACTGCTGGCTGCGTGACTCCACCCTGACCCTGTCGTGCCTGCTGCGCAGCGGTTACCGGGAGGAATCCACGGCCTGGCTGGACTGGCTGGTGCGGGCGATCGCCGGTGACCCCGACCATCTGCAGACGGTGTACGGCGTCGAGGGCCAACGGCTCCTGACGGAGACCGAGGCGCCGTGGCTGACCGGCTATGAGGATTCCCGGCCGGTCCGCTTCGGGAACTCGGCGACGAGCCACTTCCAGTTGGACGTGTACGGCGAGGTCATGGACACGCTCTGGCTCTCGCTCCGGGCCGGAATCCCCATGCCGGCGCACCTGTGGGACCTGGTCGAGGTGCTCATGGGCCACCTCGAACGGCACTGGCGGCGGCCGGACCAGGGGCTGTGGCAGGTGCGGGGGCCGCAGAGGCAATTCGTGCACTCCAAGGTCATGGTCTGGGTGGCCGCCGACCGGGCTCTGCGCATGGGGGCGCTGCTCGGCAGAAACGGATCCTCGGGTATGTGGCGGGCCATGCGTGACGAGGTTCGCCGCGATGTCTGCCGCAAGGGATGGGACGCGCGGCAGCGGTCCTTCGTGCAGTCCTACGGTTCGTCGGCCCTCGACGCCTCCGCACTGCTCATCCCCCGCCTCGGCTTCCTGCCCGCCACGGACGAACGGGTGCGCGGCACTGTACGCGCCATGCGGCAACTGACCCACGGGGGATTCCTACGGCGGTACGACTCCGGCGGCGCCGCGCACGGGCCGGACGGTATCCGCGGCTCCGAGGGCGCCTTCGTGTCGTGTTCCCTGTGGTACGCCCAATGCCTCGCCGCGACCGGGCATCCGCAGCAGGCCCGCGCCGCCTTCGAACGTCTTCTCGCCGTCCGCAACGACGTCGGTCTGCTCGCCGAGCAGTGGGATCCGGACGCGGGACGTCAACTCGGCAACGCGCCGACGGCGTTCAGCCACGCAGCTGTGGTGGAGACGGCGTTCGCCCTGTCGCCGACGCCCTCCACCGCGAGGCCTCGCGGCCCGGCGACATAGGACCGGCGCAGTGGGGCCGGCCCCGCAGGGTCTGACAGGGCGCCTCCCCGCGACTGTGCAGACCAGCAGCCCGGCGGCGAGTACCGGCCACGAACGGCGCGCCTGATTGGTTCAGCCCTTCTTCTCGGGTCGCCGAGGGTAACTCGTGTAGCCGTGGGGGTTGAGCTGCTGGAACCGCCAGGCGTCCCGGCATATGTCGTCGAGGTTCCGTGTGGCACGCCAGCCCCAGGCGTGCGCCGCGCGGCTCGCGTCGGCGATGAGTTCGGCCACGTCACCCGGGCGGCGTGGTGCGGCCTCGTACGGGACGGGGTAGCCGCACGCCCCGGAGAAGGCGGCGACGACCTCAAGGACCGAACTGCCCCTGCCCGTGCCCACGTTGAACAAATGCATGCCGGGCGCGTCGGCGAGGTGGTCGAGTGCGACGCGGTGTGCCTCGACGGTGTCCATGACATGGGTGTAGTCGCGCACCGTCGTCCCGTCGCGTGTGGGGTAGTCGGTGCCGAAAACGCGAAGCCGTTCCCGGCGGCCGATCGCCACCTGGGCCAGGGACGGGATCAGGCTCTCGGGCACGGCGCGCGGATCCTCGCCGAGCAGGCCGCTGGGATGGGCGCCTGCCGGGTTGCAGTAGCGCAGGCACAGCACCGTGTACTCGGGGCGGCGGCGGCAGACGTCGGCGAGGAGCTGCTCGCAGGCCGACTTGGACGCCGCGTACGGGCTCGTGGGCCGGACGGGAGTAGCCTCGTCGAGCGGTCCGGGGCCGGCGTCGCCGTAGACAGCGGAGGTGGAGGAGAAGATCAGTCGGTGGACCCCGTGCTCGTGCATGGTCTGCAGCAGCGCGGTCGTGCCGCCGACGTTGGTGTCGTAGTACTCGACGGGCGTCATCAGTGACCGGCTCGCGGACTTGGCGGCGGCCAGGTGCACCACCGCGTCCACGGAGTGCCGGGCGAAGACCGACGACAGAGCGGGGCGGTCGCGGATGTCCAGTTCGTAGACGGCGCCGGCGAAGCGGCCGGCGATCCGCTCCACCCGCGAGAAGACCTGCGGCGTGCTGTTCGAGTAGTCGTCGACGACGATCAACTCGTAACCGTGATCCAGCAGGTTGACGCACGTGTGACTGCCGATGAAGCCCGCCCCACCGGTGACCAGGACTGTTGACGGTGCACTCATGGGCGCTCGACCCCTCAGCGTACATTTACGGCGTATGCTTACGACAGTCCTCCTGCTGTCGCCTCACGTCAAGCACGATTGGTCCCGGCACCCCGGTACCGGAGCCTGCCGTCAGGGCCTCACCAGCAACTGGAAGTCGAAGGCGTACCGCGACGCCCGGTAGATGTGCGTTCCGTACTCCACCGGGCGCCCCGTGTCGTCGTACGCCGTGCGCTGCATGGTCAGCACGGCCGCCCCCTCCGGTTCGTCGAGGCGGGAGGCCTCGTCGGCCGTGGCGGAGCGGGCGCCGATGGTCTGGCGGGCACTGTGCAGGGTGATGCCGGCGGTGCGCATCATGCGGTACAGGCCCGTCGCCTCCAGGCGTTCGGAGTCGAGGTCGAGGAGTGTGGCCGGCAGGTAGTTGCACAGCAGGGCCACCGGCTGGCCGTGGGTGAGGCGCAGCCGCTCCAGGACGATCACCTCGCTGCCCTCGGCGATGCCGAGCGCGGCCGCCACCTCCGGTGCGGCGGGCCGGCGCTCGTTGCTCACCACCTGGGTGGTGGGACCCTGGCCGGCCGCCTCCAGGTCGTCGTAGAGGCTGGAGAGTTCCAGCGGACGCTTGACCTGGCTGTGCACGACCTGGGTGCCCACGCCCCGGCGGCGCACCAGCAGGCCCTTGTCGACCAGGGACTGGATGGCCTGGCGGACCGTGGGTCTGGACAGGCCCAGACGGGTCGAGAGGTCGATCTCGTTGCCCAGGAGGTTCCCCGGGGCGAGGGCCCCGTGCTCGATGGCCGCCTCCAGCTGCTGGGCGAGCTGGTAGTACAGCGGCACCGGACTGCCCCGGTCCAGGGCGAAGTCCAGGGAGTCGAGCGCGGGGGCGTTCGCGGCACGGGTCGCGCCACGGGCCTTCGCCATGGACGTACCTCCCTCCGATAGGAGTTGACGCTCTGTCAGGAGTGGCTGGGGAAACCGAGGTTGATGCCCGCGTCGGCCGGGTCGGGCCAGCGCGTGGTGATCACCTTGCCCTGGGTGTAGAAGGCGATGCCGTCGTTTCCGTAGATGTGCAGGTCGCCGAAGAGGGAGTCCTTCCAGCCACCGAAGGAGTGGTAGCCGACGGGCACGGGGATCGGCACGTTCACGCCGACCATGCCCGCCTTGACCTCCAGCTGGAAGCGGCGGGCGGCGCCGCCGTCCCGGGTGAAGATCGCGGTGCCGTTGCCCCAGCGGGAGTCGTTGATCAGCTTGATCGCCTCGTCGTAGGACTCCGCGCGGACCACCGCAAGGACGGGCCCGAAGATCTCGTCCCGGTAGGCGTCCGCCGTCAGCGGCACCCTGTCGAGGAGGGAGACGCCGAGGAAGAAGCCGTCCTCGTGGCCCTCGACCGTGTACCCGGTGCCGTCCACCACGACCTCGGCGCCCTGCTCGGCGGCTGAGGACACGTACGAGGCCACCTTGTCCCGGTGCTCGCGGGTGATCAGCGGGCCCATGTCGGAACTCGGGTCGTCGCCGGGGCCGATCCTCAGGTTCTTCGCGCGCTCGGCGATCCTGGCGACCAGTTCGTCGCCCGTGTCGCCGACGGCGACCACGACCGAGACCGCCATGCACCGCTCGCCCGCGGAGCCGTAGGCCGCGTTGATCGCCTGGTCGGCCGCGAAGTCCAGGTCGGCGTCCGGCAGGACCAGCATGTGGTTCTTGGCGCCGCCCAGGGCCTGCACGCGCTTGCCGTGCTCGACCGCCTTGAGCTGGATGTACTTCGCGATCGGAGTCGAGCCGACGAAGGACACGGCCTCGACGTCCGGGTGCTCCAACAGGCGGTCCACAGCCACCTTGTCGCCCTGCACGACGTTCAGCACACCGTCCGGCAGGCCCGCCTCGGCGGCCAGCTCGGCCAGCCGGAAGGAGGCCGAGGGGTCCTTCTCGCTCGGCTTGAGCACGAAGGTGTTCCCGCACGCGATGGCCAGGGGGAACATCCACATCGGCACCATGGCCGGGAAGTTGAACGGCGTGATGCCCGCGACGACCCCGAGCGGCTGCCGGATGGAGGCGACGTCGACGCGGGTGGAGACCTGCGTCGACAACTCGCCCTTCAGCTGCACGCTGATCCCGCAGGCCAGCTCGACGATCTCCATGCCGCGCGCGACCTCGCCGAGGGCGTCGGAGTGCACCTTGCCGTGCTCGGCGGTGATCAGCGCGGCGATCTCGTCGCGGTGGGCGTCCAGCAGCTCGCGGTACTTGAACAGGACCGCCGTGCGCTTGGCCAGCGAGGAGCTGCCCCAGGTCTCGAAGGCGGCCTTGGCTGCGGCCACGGCGGCGTCCACCTCGTCGACGGTGGCGAACCCGACCTGCTTCTCCTGCTTGCCGGTCGCCGGGTTGTACACGGCGCCGTGGCGGCCGGAGGCGGACTCGACGGGCTTGCCGCCGATCCAGTGGGTGATGGTCTTCATGGTGCGGGGGCCTTTCAGCAACGGGGGGTTCAGAGGTGGTGGCGGCGGTCGGCGACCTGGCGGTCGTACTCCTCGCGGGCCCGTACGGCGGCCTCGCGGGTGGCGGTCTCGGCGACCGGGACGTCCCACCAGGCCTCGGCCGGGGGAGCGGCCGGGCCGGCGGTGTCGGTCTCGACGTAGACGCAGGTCGGGCGGTCGGAGGCGCGGGCCGCGGCGAGCGCCTCGCGCAGTTCGCGGACCGTCTTGGCGCGCAGGACGTCCATGCCGAGGCTGCCCGCGTTGGCGGCCAGGTCGACGGGGAGCGGGGCGCCGGTGAAGGTGCCGTCGGCGGCCCGGTAGCGGTACGCCGTGCCGAAGCGCTCGCCGCCGACCGTCTCGGACAGGCCGCCGATGGATGCGTAGCCGTGGTTCTGGATGAGGACGAGGTTGACCGGCAGGCCCTCCTGGACGGCGGTGACGATCTCGGTCGGCATCATCAGGTAGGTGCCGTCGCCGACCAGGGACCAGACCGGGGTGCCGGGCGCGGCCTGCTGGACGCCGATGCCGGCCGGGATCTCATAGCCCATGCAGGAGTAGCCGTACTCCAGGTGGTACTGGCGGGGACTGCGGGCCCGCCAGAGCTTGTGCAGGTCGCCGGGGAGCGAACCGGCCGCGTTGATCACCACGTCGTCGTCGCCGACGACCGCGTCCAGCGCGCCGAGGACCTGGGTCTGGGTGGGGACGGCGTTCTCGTCGGCGGCCGTGTAAGCGGCGTCGACGACCCGCTCCCAGCGTTCCTTGCCTTCACGGTACGCCGACTCGTGAACCGGGTTCACACGGTGATCCGCCAGCGCCTCGGTCAACGCCGTGAGCCCGGCGCGCGCGTCGCACACCAGCGTCCGCGCCGACAGCTTGTGAGCGTCGAAGGCCGTGATGTTGAGGTTGACGAAGCGCACGGCCGGGTTCCGGAACAGCGTGCCGGAAGCGGTCGTGAAGTCCGTGTAGCGGGTGCCGACGCCGATCACCAGGTCGGCCGTGCGCGCGATGTCGTCGCTGACCGCCGTGCCGGTGTGGCCGATGCCGCCGAGGTCGGCAGGGTGGTCGTGGCGCAGCGAGCCCTTGCCCGCCTGGGTCGAGGCGACCGGGATGCCCGTGGCCTCCACCAGAGCCTTCAGCGCGTCCTCGGCCTCGCTGTGGTGGACGCCGCCGCCCGCGACGATCAGCGGGCGCTCGGCGGCCCGGATCGCCGCCACCGCCTCGGCCAGCTCGTAGGGGTCGGGCGCGGGGCGCCGTACGTGCCACACGCGCTCGGCGAAGAACTCCTCCGGCCAGTCGTGCGCCTCGGCCTGGACGTCCTGGGGGAGGGCGAGGGTGACCGCGCCGGTCTCGGCCGGGTCGGCGAGCACCCGCATGGCGTTCAGGGCCGACGGGATCAGGGCCTCGGGACGCGTGATCCGGTCGAAGTACCGCGACACCGGGCGCAGGGTGTCGTTGACGGACACGTCAGCCTCGATGGGGTGCTCCAGCTGCTGCAGCAGCGGGTCCGGGGCGTGCGAGGCGAAGTAGTCGCCGGGCAGCAGCAGCACCGGCAGCCGGTTGATGGTGGCCAGGGCGGCGCCGGTGACCAGGTTGGTGGCGCCGGGTCCGATGGACGTCGTCACCGCCTGCGCGGAGAGACGGTTGAGCTGGCGGGCGTGTCCGACGGCCGCGTGCACCATGGACTGCTCGTTGCGGCCCTGGTGGAACGGCATGACGTCGTCGCCCGCCTCCAGCAGGGCCTGGCCGATGCCGGCGACGTTGCCGTGGCCGAAGATGCCCCAGGTGCCCGCGATCAGCCGGTGGCGCACGCCGTCGCGCTCGGTGTACTGCGCGGACAGGAAGCGCACCAGGGCCTGGGCGACGGTCAGACGGAGGGTGGGGGTGCTCATCAGGACTTCTCCGGGGCCGTGTAGAGGGGGAGGCGGGCGTCGACCGGTTGGTCGGGCCAACGGTCGCGGACCCAGGCGTGATCGGGGTGGTCGCAGATCAGCCAGGCCCGCTCGGGCTCGGGTCCCGCCATGACGTTGAGGTAGTACATGTGGTGTCCGGGCACGGCCATGGAGGGCCCGTGCCAGCCGTCGGGGATCAACACGACGTCCCCGTCCCGTACTTCGGCCAGGACATCGGTGTTGCGGCCGTGGCCCGAGGGCGACACGCGCTGGTAGCCGAGGCCCGGGATGCCGTCGTGGGCGGCGAACTCGAAGTAGTAGATCTCCTCCAGGACGGACTCCTCGCCGGGGCGATGCTCGTCGTGCTTGTGCGGCGGGAAGGACGACCAGTTGCCGCCCGGGGTGATGACCTCGACGGCGATGAGCTTGTCGCACTCGAAGACGCTTGCCGCACCGAAGTTGTTGACCTGGCGACTGCTGTTGCCGGTCCCGCGCAGCTCCACCGGCACCCCGGAGGCCGGCCCGTAGCGGGCGGGCAGCCGGCGGGTGCAGCGCGCCCCGGTGAGCGCGAACCGCCCGCCGCCGGCCGAGGACACCGTCGTACGGGCGTCGCGCGGGGCGTAGGCGAAGTCGCTGACCGCGTCGAACACGCTCGCGCGGCCGGTGAGTTCGAAGGTGTCGTGGCCGAAGTCGTCGGCGACGGCCACCGTGCAGGCGCCGCTGAGCGGCAGCACGATCCACTCGCTGTCGCCGGTGTCGAAGGTGTGCGTGCCGCCCGGAGGCAGCTCCAGTACGCGCAGGCTCGAGTGGCCCCAGCCGGCCTTCTCGGGCGTGACGTCGACGGCGTACGGGCCGCCGAGGGCCTTGCCCGCGGGCAGGTGGTACGTCATCGGGCACTCCTCCCTGTCACAGCACTCCTCCGTCTCACCGCGCACATCCCTGTCACCGCAGCGCTCCTCCGTGTCACAGCAGCCCCACGGCCGTGTCCACCGCGGTCTCCACGCCGCCCTCGGCCGGATAGAGCAGCGAGCGGCCCACGACCATGCCGGTCACGGTGGGCAGCCGCAGGGCCTTGCGCCAGCGCTCGTAGGCGCCTTCCTGGTCGTCTCCGACCTCGCCGCCCAGCAGGACGGCCGGCAGCGTGGAGGTCTCCAGGACCTCGCCCATGGCGTCGGGGTCGTCGGTGACCGGCAGCTTCAGCCAGGTGTAGGCGGAGGTGCCGCCCAGGCCCGCGGCGATCGCGATCGACCTGGTGACCGCCTCGGCGGACAGGTCGTTGCGCACCCGGCCGTCGGTCCGACGGGACATGAACGGCTCGACGAAGACGGGTAGCCGGTGCTCGGCGCACTCGTCGATGGCGCGGGCCGTGGCCTCGAGGGTGTTCAGCGAGCCCGGATCGTCATAGGCGATACGGGTGAGCGTCTTGCCCGCGTCGAAGCGGAAGCGGGCGATGTCCCGGGCGCGGTAGCCGGTGAAGCGGTCGTCCAGCTCGAAGGAGGCGCCCGCCAGGCCGCCGCGGTTCATCGAGCACATGACGACCTTGTTCTCCAGCGCCCCGAGCAGCAGCAGGTCCTCCAGGACGTCCGCGGTGCCGAGCACCCCGTCCACGCCCGGCCGGGACAGCGCGACGCACAGCCGCTCCAGCAGGTCGGCGCGGTTGGCCATGGCGAGCCCGCGGCCGCCGACGCCGAGCGCGCCGCGCGCCGGGTGGTCGGCGGCCACGATCATCAGACGGCCGCCGTCGCCGAGGAGCGGGCGGCGCGCACGCCGGGCCGCGGCCTCGGCGACGGCCTCGGGCCGCTGGGCGCGGACCGAGACGAGGTCGGGGATGCTGAGGGGCGACAAAGGGGCTCCGTTCAGGACGTGGCGGTGGAAGCGGCGCGGGTCAGGAGGTCTTCGACCTCGGCCTCGGTGGGCATCGCCGAGGAACAGGCGAGACGCGAGGCGACGAGCGCCCCGGCCGCGTTGGCGTACCGCATGATTTCGGCCAATTCCCGGTCGGCCAGCAGACCGTGCACCAGCGCGCCGCCGAAGGCGTCGCCCGCGCCGAGGCCGTTGACCACCTCGACCGGCACCGGCGGGACCTGAGCGGTGGTGCCGTCGCGGTGCACGGCGAGTACGCCCTTGGGGCCCTGCTTGACGATCGCGAGCTCGACGCCCGCCGCGAGCAGTGCTTCGGCGCAGGCCCGGGGCTCGCGGACGCCGGTGGCGATCTCGCACTCGTCGAGGTTGCCGACCGCGACCGTCGCGTGCCGCAGGGCCTCCGCGTAGTACGGGCGGCCCTCCTCGGGGTCCCGCCAGAACATGGGGCGCCAGTCGAGGTCGAAGACCGTGGTGCCGGCCCGGTCGCGGGCCTTGAGGGCGGCCAGCGTCGCCGAACGGCTGGGCTCCTGGCTCAGGCCGGTGCCGGTGATCCAGAAGACCCGGGTCGCCCGGATGGCGAAGTAGTCCAGGCCCTCGGAGTGTATCTCCAGGTCAGGGGCCTTAGGCTGCCGGTAGAAGTACAGAGGGAAGTCGTCCGGAGGGAAGATCTCGCAGAACGTCACCGGTGTCGGGTATGCGGCGACGGGTGTGACCCAGCGGTCGTCGACGCCGAACTCCTTGAGCGCCTGGTGCAGGTAGGCGCCGAAGGGGTCGTCCCCGGTGCGGGTGATCACCGCGGTGCTCCGGCCGAGCCGGGCCGCCGCGACGGCCACGTTCGCGGCGGAGCCGCCCAGGAACTTGCCGAAGGTCTCCACCTGGGCCAGGGAGACGCCGGACTGGAGAGGGTAGAGGTCGACGCCGATGCGGCCCATGGTGATCAAGTCGAAGGGCGGGGCTGACTCGGCCATGCGTGATGCTCCTCGGGCTGGGGTGCGGGTCCCAGTGGGGCTGCCGCCTCCCAGGTGTAGGCCTCCACCGGTGGCCCTGTCAATACTTTGTACTTACATTCGGACCTGATCGTGAAATGATGTCTTAACAAAGTATTGACAGCGGGCGCGGGCAGGGGTTTGATCCCGTCCCAGCGCAACAGGCCGCGTTTGCCGTGAACGACCCGGACATGCCAAGATCCCGGGCCCTGGATCATCGATGATCCCTTTCTCCCTTTCCCCCGCAAAAGCACAGTGAGGTGCCAGGAAAGATGGACCGTTCTTCTCACCCCCGCTCCCGCAGACTCTTCCCCGTTGTCGCGGTGGCTGCGGCGGCCGCCCTGACCCTCGCCGGCTGCTCCAGCAGTTCCGGGGGCAAGAAGTCCGAGGAAGGCGGCGCCAACGCGTCGGCCGGCAAGGCCACCACCCCCCGGATGACCGTCGCGCTGGTGACGCACCAGTCGCCCGGCGACACCTTCTGGGACATCGTCCGCAAGGGCGCCGAGGCCGCCGCCGCCAAGGACAACATCAAGCTCGTGTACTCCGCCGACCCGAACGCGGGCAACCAGTCCAACCTGGTGCAGAACGCGATCGACCAGAAGGTCGACGGCATCGCCGTGACCCTAGCCAAGCCCGACGCCCTCAAGACCGTCATCGGCAAGGCGAAGTCGGCCAACATACCCGTCGTGGGCCTCAACTCCGGTCTGAGCGACTGGAAGAAGCTCGGCCTGATGGAGTTCTTCGGCCAGGACGAGACGGTGGCCGGCGAGGCCTTCGGCAAGAAGCTGAACGACCTCGGCGCCAAGCACACCGTCTGCGTCATCCAGGAGCAGGGCAACATCGGCCTGACCCAGCGCTGCGACGGCGTGAAGAAGACCTTCTCCGGCAAGACCGACGTCCTCTACGTCAACGGCACGGAC
Coding sequences:
- a CDS encoding glycosyltransferase is translated as MTSALIRPPVDLELIFPAFNEERRLPSTIEATVDHLSERSWASAIVVVDNDSADGTHDVVERFAHAPVPVYAIGCSDRGKGAAVRRGISTSSARYVGFADADCATPIETLDPVMALLAEGHAAVIASRRAPGASYEIEQSALRRCGGWVFRRLARMSLPDIADTQCGFKFFDGPLIREVVDGCQVDGFAFDVEILARFARHGHRVTEVPVAWCDVPGSTFSARRDGLRSMADLIRISIAR
- a CDS encoding glycoside hydrolase family 15 protein — its product is MNAPIEDYALLSDLETAAMVGKDGSIDWLCLPRFDSPACFAALVGTRDNGFWRVAPVAGRRCTRRAYRGDTLILESEWNSAAGAVRVIDFMPPRTHSPCVIRVVEGLRGSVTMRSDLRVRFHQGRVLPWVRAVESGTFAVAGPDAVWLHADGPVNMPGDERDTVHDFVVPAGRRLALTLVWSPSHLTEPPPQLSVPAETALKETSDFWRRWSARCRYEGPWRDAVVRSLITLKALTYAPTGGVIAAPTTSLPGRVGGERNWDYRYCWLRDSTLTLSCLLRSGYREESTAWLDWLVRAIAGDPDHLQTVYGVEGQRLLTETEAPWLTGYEDSRPVRFGNSATSHFQLDVYGEVMDTLWLSLRAGIPMPAHLWDLVEVLMGHLERHWRRPDQGLWQVRGPQRQFVHSKVMVWVAADRALRMGALLGRNGSSGMWRAMRDEVRRDVCRKGWDARQRSFVQSYGSSALDASALLIPRLGFLPATDERVRGTVRAMRQLTHGGFLRRYDSGGAAHGPDGIRGSEGAFVSCSLWYAQCLAATGHPQQARAAFERLLAVRNDVGLLAEQWDPDAGRQLGNAPTAFSHAAVVETAFALSPTPSTARPRGPAT
- the galE gene encoding UDP-glucose 4-epimerase GalE encodes the protein MSAPSTVLVTGGAGFIGSHTCVNLLDHGYELIVVDDYSNSTPQVFSRVERIAGRFAGAVYELDIRDRPALSSVFARHSVDAVVHLAAAKSASRSLMTPVEYYDTNVGGTTALLQTMHEHGVHRLIFSSTSAVYGDAGPGPLDEATPVRPTSPYAASKSACEQLLADVCRRRPEYTVLCLRYCNPAGAHPSGLLGEDPRAVPESLIPSLAQVAIGRRERLRVFGTDYPTRDGTTVRDYTHVMDTVEAHRVALDHLADAPGMHLFNVGTGRGSSVLEVVAAFSGACGYPVPYEAAPRRPGDVAELIADASRAAHAWGWRATRNLDDICRDAWRFQQLNPHGYTSYPRRPEKKG
- a CDS encoding GntR family transcriptional regulator, whose translation is MAKARGATRAANAPALDSLDFALDRGSPVPLYYQLAQQLEAAIEHGALAPGNLLGNEIDLSTRLGLSRPTVRQAIQSLVDKGLLVRRRGVGTQVVHSQVKRPLELSSLYDDLEAAGQGPTTQVVSNERRPAAPEVAAALGIAEGSEVIVLERLRLTHGQPVALLCNYLPATLLDLDSERLEATGLYRMMRTAGITLHSARQTIGARSATADEASRLDEPEGAAVLTMQRTAYDDTGRPVEYGTHIYRASRYAFDFQLLVRP
- a CDS encoding CoA-acylating methylmalonate-semialdehyde dehydrogenase: MKTITHWIGGKPVESASGRHGAVYNPATGKQEKQVGFATVDEVDAAVAAAKAAFETWGSSSLAKRTAVLFKYRELLDAHRDEIAALITAEHGKVHSDALGEVARGMEIVELACGISVQLKGELSTQVSTRVDVASIRQPLGVVAGITPFNFPAMVPMWMFPLAIACGNTFVLKPSEKDPSASFRLAELAAEAGLPDGVLNVVQGDKVAVDRLLEHPDVEAVSFVGSTPIAKYIQLKAVEHGKRVQALGGAKNHMLVLPDADLDFAADQAINAAYGSAGERCMAVSVVVAVGDTGDELVARIAERAKNLRIGPGDDPSSDMGPLITREHRDKVASYVSSAAEQGAEVVVDGTGYTVEGHEDGFFLGVSLLDRVPLTADAYRDEIFGPVLAVVRAESYDEAIKLINDSRWGNGTAIFTRDGGAARRFQLEVKAGMVGVNVPIPVPVGYHSFGGWKDSLFGDLHIYGNDGIAFYTQGKVITTRWPDPADAGINLGFPSHS
- the iolD gene encoding 3D-(3,5/4)-trihydroxycyclohexane-1,2-dione acylhydrolase (decyclizing); this translates as MSTPTLRLTVAQALVRFLSAQYTERDGVRHRLIAGTWGIFGHGNVAGIGQALLEAGDDVMPFHQGRNEQSMVHAAVGHARQLNRLSAQAVTTSIGPGATNLVTGAALATINRLPVLLLPGDYFASHAPDPLLQQLEHPIEADVSVNDTLRPVSRYFDRITRPEALIPSALNAMRVLADPAETGAVTLALPQDVQAEAHDWPEEFFAERVWHVRRPAPDPYELAEAVAAIRAAERPLIVAGGGVHHSEAEDALKALVEATGIPVASTQAGKGSLRHDHPADLGGIGHTGTAVSDDIARTADLVIGVGTRYTDFTTASGTLFRNPAVRFVNLNITAFDAHKLSARTLVCDARAGLTALTEALADHRVNPVHESAYREGKERWERVVDAAYTAADENAVPTQTQVLGALDAVVGDDDVVINAAGSLPGDLHKLWRARSPRQYHLEYGYSCMGYEIPAGIGVQQAAPGTPVWSLVGDGTYLMMPTEIVTAVQEGLPVNLVLIQNHGYASIGGLSETVGGERFGTAYRYRAADGTFTGAPLPVDLAANAGSLGMDVLRAKTVRELREALAAARASDRPTCVYVETDTAGPAAPPAEAWWDVPVAETATREAAVRAREEYDRQVADRRHHL